CGCGGCGGAGAGCATGATGTCCGGTTCCTGAAAGACGTCGCCGTACCGCTCGTTGAAGCGGCGGGCGATCGTCCGGGTGACCTCCAGGTGGGGCGCCTGGTCCCGGCCGACCGGAACCAGGTTTCCCTTGCAGGACAGGATGTCGGCGGCCTGGTGGACCGGATAGGTGAGCATCAGCCCGCTGACCGTGGACTGCCGGGAGTGCGCGATCTCGTCCTTGACCGTGGGGTTGCGGTTCAGCTCCGCGACGGAGACGAGGCTGAGGAAGGGCAGCATGAGCTGGTTGAGCGCGGGGACGGCGCTGTGGCAGAAGACGGTGGACCGGGCGGGGTCGATACCGAGAGCCAGATAGTCCAGGAGCAGCCCGTCGGTGTACTCCCCCAGCCGCTCCGCGGTGTCCCGGTCGGTGATCACCTGGTAGTCGGGGATGAGGACGACGACGTCCACGCCGAGGTTCTGGAGGCGGACCCGGTTGAGCAGGGAGCCGAAGTAGTGGCCGAGGTGGAGGGGGCCGGTGGGGCGGTCCCCGGTGAGGACCCGGAAGCTGCCGGGGTCCTGGGCGATGCGGCTCTCCAGCCCGGTGCTGTGGGGCTCGGGGCTGTGGGGCTCGGCGGTGGTCGTGGTCGCGGTCGTGGTCATGGTGGGTGTCTCTCCTCGCGTGAGTGATACGTGAGGGACGGCCCCGCCGGTGAGCGCCGCTGCCGCGCTCCGTCTTCCGCGTTCGCGCCGTACGAGGGCAGCGAAAAGGGCCGTCCATGTCGAACGGCCCTGGTTCCGTGCAGATGCGGTGGCCGCTCCTAGGAGGAGCGCCACCAGTTTCGGCACAGGACGGAGGTCATGGGCCGAGTGTAGCGGCCCCGCCTGCGGCGGGCAGCGCCCGAAGCGGACGTGGAATAGGCAGGAGGGGGGTCCCGTTGTAGGGTGTAGTTCAACGTTCAACCAAATCGGCCAGGGGCTCCGGACCAGAGCTTCGGACCCACGGCCGGGACTCAGGAAGGCGGACGCCATGCAGTTCGGGATCTTCACCGTCGGGGACGTCACGACCGACCCGACCACCGGCCGGACCCCCACCGAGAACGAGCGGATCAAGGCGACCCTGGCCATCGCGCAGAAGGCCGAAGAGGTCGGCCTGGACGTCTTCGCGACCGGCGAGCACCACAACCCGCCGTTCGTCCCGTCCTCCCCGACGACGACCCTCGGTTACATCGCCGCCCGC
The nucleotide sequence above comes from Streptomyces sp. NBC_01116. Encoded proteins:
- the trpS gene encoding tryptophan--tRNA ligase, whose product is MTTTATTTTAEPHSPEPHSTGLESRIAQDPGSFRVLTGDRPTGPLHLGHYFGSLLNRVRLQNLGVDVVVLIPDYQVITDRDTAERLGEYTDGLLLDYLALGIDPARSTVFCHSAVPALNQLMLPFLSLVSVAELNRNPTVKDEIAHSRQSTVSGLMLTYPVHQAADILSCKGNLVPVGRDQAPHLEVTRTIARRFNERYGDVFQEPDIMLSAAPLLLGTDGTKMSKSRANSVPLGATADETARLIKGATTDADRHITYDPDARPNVSSLVLLAALSLERDPHEVAAEIGDGGAAALKRTVTDAVNGHLAPFRARRAEYAKDLTYVRSVLRAGNERANALAEATLDEVRQAMGAFR